In Chitinivibrionales bacterium, the following proteins share a genomic window:
- a CDS encoding beta-ketoacyl synthase N-terminal-like domain-containing protein, whose protein sequence is MKITFIYPRFEKFLLNNPELDKGLVEYFLGDFTTPPSLGIPILASLTPPEFEVELIDDNAGDPVDFSAKTDLVAINCFTPQAQRAFEIGDGFRAAGAKVIMGGFFPSFMAEECLKHADAVNTGEGEPTWPVILNDLKAGALKRIYKGGCSFNLADMKITRRDLFYKKDYYDWDEDLVQLTRGCTYNCAMCAIPAHMGGRIRFRPIDKVVEEIRGLKYENVYLADDTLFFTQRKMTEYAQSLLNALIPLGKKYFVSSTMALNTDEKLLSLMAAAGVKNFYCTLNVDPISIRALAGGARERRMLFDLVKKLSDHDIRFFGSCAVGRDWDEKGIGDRVVELFDKAGIHTSEFFLFTPYPGSVHWDRLERQNRIVDKNWSHYNGAHVVFEPLNMTRDELYREFIGLWNNFYRLQKDSHAASLEPATWKNGRRAVGKPLERRGVRGQAAVTGIGALSPIGNSCADITAALREGRHGLAPITLFDARHFRTDLGGEIKGFDAGKVLDEEEIREYGDKYLHFGIAAGRAAMADAKIECLPRAARRDIALVLGTCNGGLLSAEEEYKWLHGKGDKIFDEKMNLQAQYYGFGKALSRALGTGGEPWLVTTACSSTTGALGLAASLINLGLYSTVIVGGSDTLCVANVSGFNGLKAVSTGRTAPFSLPAGLNIGEASVFWVLEDMEQALLRHIRIYGKIAGHALTSDAYHPTSPDPRGDGVYKTLVNALNDAGVKRDDIGCINAHGTGTEANDRAESKGIAKFCGTAAIPVTSTKSFFGHCMGTTGMLEATCNLLAMNNGFIPPTLNFSEPRPGCALDYVPNNARDKEYNAFLSANYAFGGNNAAVCVAKWDFPLPPRRRELSRVVITGLGTVTSLGLGITRTLDALRRGAVGIGPAGRLGHTTSASKLAGLVPPFTAQDVDRRLDFAQMNLLSSYATAASKLALDHAGLRVGQKNAADVGIVMGVCNGPPESDHMNSVFKSDNYQPDIACFSNITANSTAGWVSNALCLKGVNMTLAPGPHAGLASVAWAFNALREKRAKAVFASAADEVYYQSFYNYDLIGFLKQGEAESAYHLDISEPKRKVIAEGAATLVLETLDAARERGATVLAEVLAYGMSIDGKEFSGQSMEPAGLEHACATALSRAGLAWNDIGLAVWAPQGNAQDKKVLDVLGRNAASVPLAATSFNTGYIETASILVTAAASLESLRNGDGLWPQKTGIADLDNRRLGQVPQHVLALASTDLGYNFTVVFKTGSFVS, encoded by the coding sequence GATGCGGTGAACACCGGCGAGGGCGAGCCCACGTGGCCCGTCATACTGAACGATCTCAAAGCCGGCGCCTTGAAAAGGATTTACAAGGGCGGCTGCTCGTTCAATCTGGCCGACATGAAAATTACGCGGCGCGACCTTTTTTACAAAAAAGACTATTACGACTGGGACGAGGACCTTGTGCAGCTCACGCGCGGGTGCACGTACAACTGCGCGATGTGCGCCATACCCGCGCACATGGGCGGCAGGATTCGGTTCAGGCCCATTGACAAGGTGGTGGAGGAGATCCGCGGGCTCAAATACGAGAACGTGTATCTCGCCGACGACACGCTTTTCTTCACCCAGCGCAAAATGACCGAATACGCGCAGAGTCTGCTCAACGCGCTCATCCCGCTGGGGAAGAAATATTTCGTCTCCTCCACCATGGCGCTCAACACCGACGAAAAACTCCTTTCCCTCATGGCGGCCGCGGGCGTCAAGAATTTCTACTGCACGCTCAACGTTGACCCGATCTCGATCCGCGCGCTTGCCGGCGGGGCCAGGGAACGGCGGATGCTGTTTGATCTTGTCAAGAAGCTCAGCGACCACGACATCAGGTTTTTCGGGTCGTGCGCCGTTGGACGCGACTGGGACGAGAAGGGCATCGGCGACCGTGTGGTGGAGCTGTTCGACAAGGCCGGCATCCACACGTCTGAATTTTTCCTATTCACCCCGTATCCCGGCTCGGTGCACTGGGATCGCCTCGAGCGCCAGAACCGCATCGTTGACAAAAACTGGTCGCATTACAACGGCGCGCACGTGGTGTTCGAGCCGCTCAACATGACGCGCGACGAGCTGTACAGGGAATTCATCGGCCTGTGGAACAACTTCTACCGGCTCCAGAAGGATTCTCATGCCGCAAGCCTTGAGCCGGCCACATGGAAAAACGGCCGACGCGCCGTGGGCAAGCCGCTCGAGCGCCGGGGCGTGAGGGGCCAGGCCGCGGTCACGGGCATCGGCGCCTTGAGTCCCATCGGCAACAGCTGCGCGGACATCACGGCGGCGCTGCGCGAGGGGAGGCACGGGCTTGCGCCCATCACCCTGTTCGACGCGCGCCATTTCCGCACCGACCTCGGCGGCGAGATAAAGGGGTTCGATGCGGGCAAGGTTCTTGACGAAGAGGAAATTAGGGAATACGGAGACAAATACCTGCATTTCGGCATCGCCGCGGGCCGCGCGGCCATGGCGGACGCGAAGATCGAATGCCTGCCGCGCGCCGCGCGGCGCGACATCGCGCTCGTACTCGGCACGTGCAACGGCGGCCTGCTGTCCGCCGAGGAGGAGTATAAATGGCTGCATGGAAAGGGCGACAAGATTTTTGACGAGAAGATGAACCTTCAGGCGCAGTATTACGGGTTCGGCAAGGCGCTGTCGCGCGCGCTCGGCACCGGCGGCGAGCCCTGGCTGGTCACCACTGCCTGTTCGTCAACGACCGGCGCGCTGGGTCTGGCCGCGTCGCTTATCAATCTCGGGCTGTATTCCACGGTGATCGTGGGCGGATCGGACACGCTCTGCGTCGCCAACGTGAGCGGGTTCAACGGCCTCAAGGCGGTGTCGACCGGCCGCACCGCGCCGTTTTCCCTGCCGGCAGGCCTTAACATAGGCGAGGCCTCGGTGTTCTGGGTGCTCGAAGACATGGAGCAGGCGCTGTTGCGCCACATCCGCATTTACGGAAAAATCGCCGGCCACGCGTTGACCTCCGACGCCTACCATCCTACCTCGCCCGACCCTCGGGGCGACGGCGTGTATAAAACGCTTGTGAACGCGCTCAATGACGCGGGCGTCAAGCGGGACGACATCGGCTGCATCAACGCGCACGGCACCGGCACCGAGGCGAACGACCGCGCCGAATCAAAGGGCATCGCCAAGTTCTGCGGCACGGCCGCGATTCCGGTCACGTCAACAAAGTCATTTTTCGGCCATTGCATGGGCACTACCGGCATGCTGGAGGCCACCTGCAACCTGCTCGCCATGAACAATGGATTCATTCCGCCCACGCTCAATTTCTCGGAGCCGCGGCCCGGCTGCGCGCTCGACTATGTTCCCAACAACGCGCGCGACAAGGAATACAATGCCTTTCTTTCCGCGAATTACGCGTTCGGCGGCAACAACGCGGCGGTGTGCGTTGCCAAATGGGACTTTCCCCTGCCGCCGCGCAGGCGCGAGCTTTCCCGCGTGGTAATCACCGGCCTCGGCACGGTCACCTCGCTGGGACTCGGCATCACAAGAACGCTTGATGCGCTGCGGCGCGGCGCGGTGGGCATCGGGCCTGCCGGCAGGCTCGGGCACACGACATCGGCGTCGAAACTGGCAGGGCTCGTGCCGCCGTTTACCGCGCAGGACGTTGACCGCAGGCTTGACTTTGCGCAAATGAACCTGTTGAGCTCCTATGCCACCGCAGCGTCGAAGCTCGCGCTCGACCACGCGGGCCTGCGCGTGGGCCAGAAAAACGCGGCCGACGTGGGCATCGTGATGGGTGTGTGCAACGGCCCGCCCGAATCAGACCACATGAACAGCGTTTTCAAATCGGACAATTATCAGCCCGACATCGCCTGTTTTTCCAACATCACGGCAAACTCCACCGCTGGCTGGGTCTCCAATGCATTATGCCTCAAGGGAGTCAACATGACGCTTGCGCCCGGGCCGCACGCGGGGCTCGCGAGCGTGGCTTGGGCATTCAACGCCCTGCGGGAAAAGCGCGCAAAGGCGGTGTTCGCTTCCGCTGCCGACGAGGTGTATTACCAGAGCTTTTATAATTACGACCTCATCGGCTTCCTCAAACAGGGTGAGGCCGAGTCGGCGTATCACCTTGACATTTCGGAACCAAAGCGTAAGGTGATCGCGGAGGGCGCGGCCACCCTCGTGCTCGAAACGCTTGATGCGGCACGGGAGCGCGGCGCGACGGTCCTGGCCGAGGTGCTGGCGTACGGCATGAGCATTGACGGGAAGGAATTTTCCGGCCAGAGCATGGAACCGGCGGGGCTCGAACACGCCTGCGCAACGGCGCTTTCGCGCGCCGGACTTGCCTGGAACGACATCGGCCTCGCCGTGTGGGCGCCGCAGGGCAACGCGCAAGACAAAAAGGTGCTCGACGTTCTCGGACGCAACGCCGCGTCGGTCCCGCTCGCGGCAACGAGCTTCAACACGGGATACATCGAGACCGCGTCCATTCTTGTGACGGCCGCGGCCTCGCTTGAAAGCCTGCGCAACGGCGATGGGCTGTGGCCCCAGAAAACGGGGATCGCCGATCTTGACAACAGAAGACTCGGGCAGGTGCCACAGCACGTGCTGGCGCTGGCAAGCACCGACCTCGGTTATAATTTCACCGTCGTTTTCAAAACCGGAAGCTTTGTATCGTGA